The sequence TTTCTTTTGCAGCACAGAAGGAACATTTAGGATTCTTTTTCCACCCCCTGTGTTTCATCACATCCCTTGTTAATATCGCATTTTGTGACAATTGCCACATAAAAATTTGGATCTTTAAAGATACATTGGCTCTCCAGATCCAGTTATAATTACATCCCGTAACATGTCTCTCCAGGAATGTATAAACTGAACGAGTGGTGAAGTAGGGTTTGGAACCCAGCCCCCACTTGGTTTTGTCACACTCACTAGAGATGCAGGTTTTCTTGACTGTATCTATCATCTGGTGCCATTGTCCGCACATCTCATTATTTAGCCTTCTTCTAAAGAAGGACACAGGATCAGCCGCTAGGCAGATATTGACAGTACAGTCAGGATAGTTGCAAATGGAAAACAGTTTAGGGAATTGCTCACAAAAGGGCAATTGATCCCCAACAGGATCCCTCCAAAGCCTGGCAATATTGCCAGATTGAATTACCACATGCCTACCAGCCATATAAAGGTCTTTTACTTTCATTATCGCTTTCCAACACGGGGAGTCACTAGTTTTCCCCTTAACTGAGGCAACAGTATCTCTGCGAAGATATCTCGCCTTAATGATATCTTGCCACAAACCATTTTTGGTCTCCAGTTTCCACCACCACTTGGTGAGCAAACTTAAATTTTGTTTATGTAAGTCCTTAACTCCCAACCCCCCTTTGCTTTTAGATCGACAAATCCTGGTCCATTTGACCATATAGTACCTTTTCCTATTCTTTGTGACTTGCCAGAAAAACCTTTTTCTGTGTTTATCTAATCTTGCAATCACAATTTTTGAAAGTAGGAACATGGACAGGTAGTAAAAAGCAATGCTCGAAACATTAGCATTGAGCAGAGTTAATCTACCCCCCGAGGAAGCATTACTCCCTAGCCCGGACTCACACTTTTTAGCATATCTTTCTTCCAAGAATTCCCAGTCCACTCCTTTCAAATTTGAGTAGCTTACTGGCACTCCCAAATATTTCATTGGAAAATGCCCAATCTGGCAATTAAACATATCAGCATATGTTGTCAGGATGTCATTATCCCCCCCAATGCACAAAATTTCACTTTTTTGAAAATTTATTTTTAGCCCTGACATTAATTCAAACATGTATAGCAGTATTTTCATATTCAGGGCTTTCTCTGGATCGTGCTCGATACATATCAccgtatcatcagcatactgtaaGATGGCCACCCCATTTTCCACTAAATCAGGAGCAAGCCCAGTGATCAAGCCATTATTCTGTGCTTGACGTACCATTTTGGACAAACATTCAGCAGCAATGTTGAATAAGAATGGAGAAATAGAGTCTCCTTGTCTTACCCCCTTATAACTCTGGAAATACGGACCCAGAGTATTATTAAGTTTGACACTGACCGTTCCATTTTGAATAATTTTCTTCATCCACCCGCACCAAGTGGTGCCAAAACTTCTATTCTCTAAACTCTGTAACAAAAATTCCCAATTCACCTTGTCATAGGCTTTCTCAAAGTCTAGCTTAATGACAATCCCCACTTTCTTCTTAATATGGGTATAGTGAAGAATCTCATGGAGAGACATGATCCCGTCCATGATGTGCCTGTTTTTAATGAAGGCATTTTGATGTTTACTGAACAACACATCATCATATGGGGCTGCTCTATTGTCCAGCACCTTGGTGATCAGCTTATAAGGGCATCTTAGCAAGCAAATGGGCCTGAATTGCTGAATCTTATTAGCCCCGTTAAGTTTCGGAAGGAGAGTGATAATGCCATAGTTAAGTCTATGCACATCCAATCTTCCCTCATAAAAGGCTATAAAGAGATTCATAATATCTTTTTTAACAATCTCCCAACAATACTGATAAAATTCAGCAGGAATGTTGTCAGGTCCAGGGGCTTTGTTACTATTCATTGAAAACAAAGTTGTTTTAACTTCTTCCTCAGAAAAAGGTCTAGTTAGGACCAAATTGTCAGCCTCATCTAATCTCTCATTATCCCCCCAAATCCTAGGGTCGAGCTCAAATAAGTTCCCAGGGGCTGGTCCAAATAGAGACTTATAAAAGTCTGTGGCATGCCTCAGAATATTATCAGTCCCTTCAATAGCAACATCACCAACATTCAACGAATGAATGGTGTTTTTTCTCTTATGCCCATTTGCAATTTTTTGATAATAGGTTGTGTTGCTGTCTCCTTTAAGCAACCAGCGCTCTTTAGATTGTTGTAGAAGGAACAATTCCTCATTAACTAATATATCATTCAGCTCGACAAGCAATTCCGTTTTTTTACAAAAAAATACCAGGATCAGTATttcccttctcttcttcttcttcaatcccCCTCAGCTCTTCTCTGATATCATTTTTCCTAATTCTTTCATGACCAAATTTATTCGAGCCCCATACTTTGAAGAACTTTTTGAAATGTTTTAACTTGATATTTAATATATCAATTGGATCAGTGGCTTTCACATATTGGTTCCACACTTTCTCTACCAAAGGCAGAAACTCATCTGATTTCAACCAACTTAACTCGAATCTGAACTCTCTTGTCTGTGGAGATCTAACAACATGGTTGTCAGAGGAAAGCAAAAGAGCATTATGGTCTGATACATCTCTGACTAGTTTCATAATATTGACTTGAGGAAAAATGTCCTCCCAGTCATTACTCATAAGGACACGGTCTAATTTCTCAAGAGTTGGATGGGATTGGTCATTGGTCCAAGTGTACATCCCCCCACTCATATAAACCTCATTCAAACACATAGCATTGATCACAGAATTAAACAAGTCAGAATAAGTGGAATGCTGCCATGGTTTGTTCTTTCCCCAGCATGCCTAAGTATATTAAAGTCCCCTCCAATGAGCAAAGGATATGAAATATGACTACAGAACTTAGAAAGTTCAGTTAGAAAATCCTCCTTGTCCTTATCATGTGCAGCACCATATACAGTGCACAATGTCCACTTATTTTTCTCTTTATTATCAAAGAATGAAGCTTGCAGGATAAACTTGCCCTTCTTCCACATGACTCCTTCAAATCTCTCTTTCCTCACCCCACAAAGGATTCCTCCAGATCTACCTATATATGGAACAAAGTCCCATTCATATGTCTGGTATGGATCTATTTTTCTAAATAAACTATCCACAAAGTTTTTTTATGGGTCTCTTGCAGACCAATAAAGTCCAGGGAATGATCTCTAATGATATGAGAGAGATAGGAGCTCATTCCCTTCTTCCTTGCCCCCCTACAATTCCAAAAGAGAACTATCATTTAACACTAGTTTTCTTTCTCCCCCCTCCTCTGGTGGCCCTGTAATGATGGGCAGGGCTGCCAGGTTTTTTCTTCCCCTCCTTATCATGGGTTTGACTTCTGGTCACTGGTTTGGAAATAACTACATGGACTTTTGGACTTCTTTTTTTCCTGGACCTGACCAAAGTGAATTCCTCTTCTAACTCATCCATTTCCTCAACCCAATCATCACTGCCCATCATTTGCCATTAGTGATGTATAATATTTTTTCTTCCCTACTTTTATCAGATATAGTATCTGTTTTTTCCTCGTCTCTTCTAGCTCTTTCTAGCTCTCTTAAAATATCAATACTAGAAAAATTATTATCAGGGATCAAAACTCCCATTTTGGTCGCTCTAAGCATCATATCATGATTAGATAACACAGCAAAGGAGTTGCGGGTCGGTTCATTCCCTTCCAAATTTCTTTTCTTGGAAATAGCCGCAGCTTTATCCTGCATCTTGGCCTCCATATTCTGCATATTCCTCACACTGAGTCTCAAGCCAGCTTCTGAGATAAGGGGAGGAGTAGGGATCACTCCCCCCATGTCATCAGAAGATGTGGTGAACTGTACCATATAGTCAGTTTTCCCCCCTTCCATTTCTAGCTCCTCTCCCTCAAGCTCCTCAACCTGTTCATTTGTTTTGACCCAAATGAGATATATGCAAGGCAGGTATATCATTTGAACTCAAGTCACTGGCAGCAGGACATTCAACTACCTGTATCTCATCCATATGCTGCTCAAGGTTCTTCGCAGCAGAAATTGTGATGGATTTAAACAGGTCCTCTTTTTCACAAGCCTCATCGGCAATAGTCTCAATCAGGAGGGTATTATCATCAGTTTCCTCAGACTCATATTGCTCATCTTCCACAGGTTCAACTGGTGCATTTTTCCCAGCACCCACATATTTACTGGGtccagcccctctctctttctcaTTGGACTTGGGGCAAGCCCGAGGATATTGCTTGTCAAAAGGGGAATTCTCTTTTGCATTGCCTACCTGAGCACTCTTAAGTTCTCTTTCTGGGTCTCTCACCAAAACCTTGTCAACTTCGTAAAAGAAGTCAAAGAAGTGTGTACCCAAGACTGCTTCTGCAACTCCAGGTAGTTCATCCACATTGCAACAACCGAGCCGGACCCGTACAAATTCTGGCTTATGTAGGGTGGCCATGTCGATCTCAAGTGGTACACCTACCAGCGATGAAACATATGCCAAGTTTCTCTCATTCCTCCTTTCCAAGGGGACATTAGCTACCTTGACCCAAGCTATTTCCCTAACACCCTTAGCTCCAATATTAGCTGACCATGGAACAATCTTTACAACCACACCACAAGATCTCAGGGTCATTCTATCATTATAACATGCTTTTTTGACATCTCTCTGATTAGGGAAACGCATGACATAAGTATTGGGACCAATAGAACGAGCAGTACAGTGCCATTTGGTCCCTATATACTCagagaaagcatcctcaagctccttcaCACTAGCCTCCCCCTCTATCACTGTAATAACAACACTAGTAGCTCTCTCTTTTAATTGCTTAGCAGTACACGAATCTGGAATATAGAAAAACCCCTGGCCCTTGGCCTGAAAAGCACACATCGGTGCCACACACTCCCATGGCAGGAAAGCAACGCAAACAGATGCCAGATGCCCCATCTTACTGCATCTCTCACAAAATGCTTGCGGACAACTAGCAGGAGTACGGCTAGTATATTTGTAGATTAAACAGGGATCATAAGCTTTGGGTGGGGGCACCTGAGAGGATGATTCCGCTCGAACAGAGGCGTTGTGGATCTGCTTCTTTTTGTGGATATCTGCAACGTTGAGACCAGGAGGATTAGGGTTCTTCTccacccaacccccccccccagatCTGGCCCTCTTGGCCCTTTCCGCCGCCTCATCCCACCGCTCGGAGTCGTCCGACGCCGACGCCGCCTTCTTGTTGGTGGAGAGGTCGTCGCCGTCGGCGTCCCTGGACCACGAGAAACGGCCTCGACCGCGTCCTCGGTCGAAGCAGCCGGCTCCGCGCCCCATCCGCCCAGATCCGAAGCCCTCCCGACGATTCCCGCGGAAGGCGTGGTCGCTGCGGTTCTCCATCTCGCTCTGCTCGCCTGGATCGGAAGAAACAACTGCAGCGTAGGATCTGTGGTCGCCCCCAATCTTCCCCTTCCaccagaggaaggaggagggaaaTCTCGATCTAGGGTTTCTCGGGGTCTCCCAGAAGTGAGAAAGAGCGGCATCTAGGTCACGGGCCGGGGTGGGAGCGGTTTTTCTACCCGCAGCATCCTGCGGCACCCCATGACCGCGCGGATCTCCGTCCACATGCCGGGCATCAATGGCGGCCGCCCCACCCGCGCCTGGATGTGGCCCTAGGATCCCCGGGCCCCGCCATTGCCCGTCCCGAACGCATCTAGGTGCACCGCACTCGCCACCACGCGACGCGTGCTCCCATGTACCCACACCCGTGCCATTGGTCGAAATACGGTCCCGAACCCTAGCAAAGTGACAGGGGAAGGGAACGACCTGGCCAATGTCGATGAACTCCCCCTCGCGCAGGTATCGCGCATCCACCGTCACCCCCTTGTCGTTGATCAGCACGATCCGGAGTGCTCCACGGCGGAGCAGGATCTCGCCGTCGGTGAGATGGATGGTGCGTGCAGACACCAAGTCCGCCGTGAAGGAGACGTGCCAGCGAACGTCAAACTCCATCTCGATACGGCGCATTCTACTACGGAGCGCACACACCCCTCTCTTCTTCTTTCCatcaaaatgggccggcccattttaacGCACGGGAATCTCTTCTGCCATGTTTTAGGAAGTTCCAAGAAGCTTGCAGGGCCGGTTTTGAAAAACTTCTGGAAGCTTCCGCTCGATTTGTTATTTTTATCTGGTTTTCTGGACCGGCTTTTCTtatgttttattttttcctttttcataatttgttctttctttttccttttccttttttctttttctatgaactttttttccaaatagatgaactttttacaaatttgataaattgtttttcaaaatcgatgatttttttaaattcatgaacttttgtgaaaatcaatgaacttcttttcaaattcgtgaacatttttcagaATTTATGATCTTTTTTCGAAatcgataaacttttttcaaatttgaaacttATTTGCAAATTGATGAACCTTTTATTTtcgaattcatgattttttttttcaaatttgctaACTTTTTCCAAAAAACTATGTACTTCTTATGGATTCCATGAACCTTTTTTTTCAATTCCTGAATCTTTTTCATTTCATGTCTTTCTAAAAAGTCAACGGTCAACATGGGCACTCGTCACTTTTTTTTTGAATGAGCGATCAAGGGAACCGAAACCAGCGCTCACACGTTTGTCTGGGCATGCCCATGAAGGGAGGAGCATGAGTGCTCGTTCTCCTAACCAATGCAGAATGTGTCGGTCAGAAGCTCCCGTACGACACATATGACACGAACGCAAGAAGGCATGGACATGGAGCCCGAAGCAGAGAGGCATGGGATACTCGGcccaaaataaaattttgaaaaTCTTTATACAAAAGTATGAGCATTATGTTATTACTTGTAAACATTATTTAAAATtgggagaacactttttaaaatttgTAGAGCATCTTACAAAATGTTCGAATTTTAAAGAAATGTTCCAGCATTCAAATGTTGTCCagaaattttaaaaattgttcataaattaaaaatgattttaaaaagtatccacttttccaaaaaaaggaaaaaaaatgaatttttcgGGGAGTTTCAAATGTCCCGGTTTCAAATTGTTTgcaagtttcaaaaaatgttcgtgttttcaaattttgttcacgagTTTAAAAATAGTCCGTGTTCCAAAAATTGATCACATTTCTAAATTTTTTTGGAACTTCAAAAGTATGTTCCCGTTTCTCCAAATGCTcgtgtttttaaaaaatgtttgaattTAAAGAATGTTCGCAAACCAGAATGTTTTGCGTctgaaattttagaaatgttcggATCTGCGCTGGTGCTGGTTCTTAATGTTTGTCTTTTACATAGACACCAATGTTCGCTGGGTCTACTTTTTCATTTCTACGCAAACAAATGCGTGGCCTCACGTGCTGTGTAGGCGCTGGCTGTATATATTACCCGGCGTTGCAAATCGCGTGTTACTTTTTTGGGTAGACAGATATGAACAAAAGGCAGCCTGTCCTCCACATCTCTGGCGCTTCGGATcgttcacatgcatgcatgcaaaaaGCAAAGCTGAGTCGACCACATTTTCCTACTGATAATAATATGCATGGCCATCGCATTCGCATGGCAACGAAGGAAGGAAGATGTGCCTACACCAGCAGCGCGCGCCTTGCATATCTGCATGCTCGCAGTACGTTGCTTCCCTAAGAAGAAAAAGATCTCGAGTCGAGAGGACTTGACAGCACGTACCAGCATGCACTCACAGGCCGATCGAGCTAACCATCGATCGAACAGCCTCATGATCAAGACTTGGATTGACAGCCAGCTTTTGATATGAGTTTGCTTTACTCAAGGAACAAGGAGAATAACCAAAGACCAGCCAAAGGCCCAAAGCTCCGGCACGCAGGAccaaccatgcatgcatgcatgcatgcatctcgAGCAGAAAATCCAATCAAGTTTGCTTTAAACATGACCAAATCAGACCAAGCAGGGTTTTGATTAGCTGGTGAAAAGCGCAATTTTACTCGAGTACCAGTAGTAAACAGTACGGACGAAGATATTAGTATGAAATGGAAGTAAGGAACACGATGCTAGGGGCAAATTCGTCAACAAAGGGAAATACGAGGCACTATAAAGGCCGTTCCCTGGCGCCACGATGGTGCAAACACAAGGCCAAGGAGTAGTGCTCTGCTAGGCATTCGTTCCGTGTGCTCTGCTCTTGGCATCTCCATCTACCCCTCCTTTCACGGAAGCAGAGCAgagggtgtgtgagagagagatgaagGGCGTGAGGGGCATGGCCGTGGTGATGGCGCTGGCGCTGGCCGGCATGGTGGCGACCTCGTCGGCGGCCGTCTACCAGGTCGGCGGCTCCTCCGGGTGGACCATCCTCGGCAACGTCAACTACGCCGACTGGGCGGGGAAGCAGACCTTCAAAGTGGGGGACGTCATCGGTAAGTTCCTCAGTTCAGAGTAGTTTTCAGACTAGCTACACATCTGTGTTCCTCTGTGCCTGTGGTAGCTTCCTTCTTGCTGAAATTTATAGTACATCCTTGGAGATGGGAGAATTGTGAGGTTCTATGTTGGTCGATGCAAGTAACTGCAAATCTTCCGAGTAATACTTTCTTATACAGTAAAACAATACTAACTTCGTATCAAAATATAATATTTTTTTAGGCTAAACTAACCtacaaaaacatcttacattttgaTAAGAATGTCATACTAGTTTCTTTGTGCGATTGAAGAAAATAATGGAGTAGTTAAGTGGCACATGCTGTGATTATTGAGCAGGCAGCAACTCTTCTCCCATCTCCATGATTACTGATGCAAAGATGGAGTGCTAATGACTTGTCGCCGTCAGATGAGTACTTTAGAAATGCACCGTCATTCCTTTCTTGTGTCTTGCTTCCAGATGAAGAATCTTGCTTTAAACCATGCCATGAAAAACAAAATTCGAGAAGAAAAAAATATAGCACTTTACCTACCTGCACTGTCTTTGATTTTACTGCACGCTGCAGCACACACCTGCAAGTTTTGCGTGGTCGGCGGGTCTTAAAGGCGTTCACAGAGGTTCCATGCTGCCTGTGCACAGTATTTACATGACCCATAAATTTAGCTCACCCTCTCTGCATTACTATTCTGTGTCTATGAAGAAATGCAGAGTTCAGGTGGGCAGATCGCCGTCCGTTACTTCTTCTGTTTCAAATGAAAAGAAAAATCTACATGGACCACTTGACCTAGTGAACTCTGAATTCACGAAACTGCACATGCCATGAATCATGGCAGTTGTGCTGCCCCATTTATTGTTCTCACTGGTTGCTAGATCTGCCAGTGCACTGCCTGAGCTCTTAGTTCAGAAGAGTAAGAAATGGCTTCGGTACTGCATTGCGGTCATGTGGTGTGCCTGATGCTCCAGCATGATAGTTGCATTTCAGTACATAAGCACATAGCAGGTCTGAAACCCCTAGGAAATCATTTGCATATTGTCAAACTATTGTGAAATGAGTAATAGTTGCATCTTCCAGGCTAGTAGTTGGAGTCCTCATTGGTTGTAAAGTGAAGCACTTTGACACTTTCAATCATGAGTAAATCAGAAGCATGTGTGCACCAGCTTGCTAGGCATAGCTTTGGTATGAAAAGCCAGTGTGCTCATTTCCTCCCATCGACTGATCGATCTACCTACCTTGTGTTGCACGTTTTGGTCCATCGCTAATACTTTGCGCTTTGCGTGAAGGATCATTACCTCCATTTGGCCTAATAGAAAAGATTATGGCAAAGTTATTCTTGATCAAAGATGGTGTAAAGAGTAAACACGTTTGAACTGCTTAATTATGTGATCATGGCGGTAATTATAATGGCGTGGCTGCTTGTTGTACTGCGCGCAGAGTTCAAGTACCCGCAGGGCATCCACAACGTGCTGGAGGTGAACAAGGCGGACTACAGCAGCTGCACCAATTCGACGCCCATCGCCACCCACACCTCCGGCGACGACAAGGTCACCATCAAGAGCCCCGGCCACCGCTTCTTCATCTGCGGCGTGCCGGGCCACTGCGCCGCCGGCCAGAAGCTCAACGTCCGCGTGCTCAAGTCACAGAAGGCCCGCTCCTcggccccgtccccgtccccggcGCCCTCCGCCACCGCGCCGGCGCCGGCTGCGGCGTCCCCGCGCGCCGGAGACACCAGCGGGAGCAGCGCCTCGACCCCTCCCGCCGCGGCGACGTCGTCTGACGGAGGGGCAGCGACGACCGCGCCCGCGCCCAACTCCAACGGCGCCGGCGTCGTCCGCGCGGGCTATGCCGTGGCATTGGCCGTGGCCGCGTCCATGACGATGCTACAGTAGATTGCCGTCCTCCATTCCGCCGGTCTTGCGTGGATCTCTCGGTGTCCGATTCTTTTTCCAGTTATGCGTGGAGTGTTAATTCTTGATTTCAGACGGTTTGAGGGGATGTTCGGTTTGACAAGGATTGCCGTGGATTAAGAGCGATTGATTGGCAGGAATTTGAGCTATATTCACTGCTAATCCCTGCCAAACCTCCTCAAACCGAACAGGGCAAGTGTTTTCAGCTTATCTCTGTGTTTACCTGTTTTTGACTCTGGTGTGTATCCATGGATATGTTGTACTTGTGTATCGTATATCAGGGTTGTAAATGTTACACGTTTCATATGCAATATTTCTTCGAGAGGTAGTTGCGATTTTTCTACTGTTGATTGATGGACCTTTTTCTTGCAAGAATACTGTTGGTGGACTTAGAGCAACTCTAGGAGAATCTCTAGAAGTCTGCATTGTCCTTGAGAACTGCAAATACAGGTTTAAACCCTACTCTAACAGAATCTCTTAAGTGTAAAATATCCATATATTTTCAGGGTATAACCTAAAAAAATCACCATACTCATAGGACCTTCCCCAAAAATTCTCATTGTTTATTTCATGATAATACGTGACTCATTTATATCATAATGTTCATAGTACAAGTCACGTATATACCGACCTgaaaaaactgaaaagatagcataACACTAGCCTTTGCACAGAGGAACACCAGCCAATAAGTAAAATTACAAACAAGACTGAAGAATCCTctaagcttgacaccaacgcccgtcacctgcctctggcaccaccatagcagccaccaaaGGAGAAAATGGCAGACCACCTCCAcaccgagctcgacgcggctccatcgctgatatgcaactttgcggacctccaaggtggctcgccaATAAAGGTGAAACCATTGCCGTTGAATGAATCAgatcggggcaacaccccggacacgccatcgaactccagatc comes from Triticum aestivum cultivar Chinese Spring chromosome 5B, IWGSC CS RefSeq v2.1, whole genome shotgun sequence and encodes:
- the LOC123113847 gene encoding chemocyanin; protein product: MKGVRGMAVVMALALAGMVATSSAAVYQVGGSSGWTILGNVNYADWAGKQTFKVGDVIEFKYPQGIHNVLEVNKADYSSCTNSTPIATHTSGDDKVTIKSPGHRFFICGVPGHCAAGQKLNVRVLKSQKARSSAPSPSPAPSATAPAPAAASPRAGDTSGSSASTPPAAATSSDGGAATTAPAPNSNGAGVVRAGYAVALAVAASMTMLQ